A genomic region of Cannabis sativa cultivar Pink pepper isolate KNU-18-1 chromosome 1, ASM2916894v1, whole genome shotgun sequence contains the following coding sequences:
- the LOC133030130 gene encoding uncharacterized protein LOC133030130, with protein sequence MHVLAFCPIAAQCWEKAAIRIPTQQDTSFLDWCVSIFSSANTATCRLFCVLCWSIWGARNDKVWKNKDSSASFIFAFAVCYLEQWTLAQAPYLETSRTGLLVGDGNDRWCAPNANEIKVNVDASIFGSSQDYGYGMVARDEHGFMLEATSRLCHGYVRPELAEAIGVREALSWIKNKQWPQVTLETDSNLVAHTIARAAISYPDRVFSMENVPTDLLPLLVVEFEV encoded by the exons ATGCATGTGCTAGCCTTTTGTCCTATTGCAGCTCAATGTTGGGAGAAGGCTGCTATTCGAATTCCTACACAGCAGGACACCAGTTTCTTGGACTGGTGTGTCTCGATTTTCAGTAGTGCAAACACGGCAACTTGCAGATTGTTTTGTGTCTTATGTTGGTCTATTTGGGGAGCTAGAAATGACAAAGTATGGAAAAACAAAGATTCTAGTGCCTCCTTTATTTTTGCTTTCGCTGTTTGTTACCTTGAACAATGGACTTTGGCACAAGCTCCTTACTTGGAGACATCACGGACTGGTTTACTAGTCGGGGATGGGAATGACCGATGGTGCGCACCAAATGCTAATGAAATTAAGGTAAATGTAGATGCATCAATATTTGGCAGTAGCCAAGACTATGGCTATGGAATGGTGGCTAGAGATGAACATGGTTTTATGCTGGAAGCTACTTCTCGGCTTTGTCATGGGTATGTTCGACCAGAGTTAGCTGAGGCAATTGGGGTTCGAGAGGCTTTAAGCtggataaaaaataaacaatggcCTCAGGTGACCTTAGAGACTGATT CAAATTTAGTAGCTCATACGATTGCTAGAGCTGCTATTTCTTACCCTGACCGTGTTTTCAGTATGGAAAATGTCCCAACTGATCTGCTTCCTCTTTTGGTTGTTGAATTTGAAGTTTAA